Proteins from a genomic interval of Uloborus diversus isolate 005 chromosome 4, Udiv.v.3.1, whole genome shotgun sequence:
- the LOC129220398 gene encoding zinc finger protein 555-like: MPIFVIRFICSFDYVCKMCAHFMDFNFIIFIENWQQSETSLAGLKVHICPICKYCSPNNSNLKRHMLVHSKERPHICNICGKVELMLKEFHKDIMNYCSMCYYSTPYKGNLEKHMLVHSRERPHFCSTCNKSFTQKEHLKTHLMIHTGERPHCCQFCGKKFIQKVALRKHYLTHMK; this comes from the exons ATGCCCATTTTTGTAATCagatttatttgtagttttgatTATGTATGCAAAATGTGTGCACATTTCatggattttaattttattatatttatagaGAACTGGCAGCAATCTGAGACGAGTTTGGCGGGACTGAAAGTACATATTTGTCCCATCTGCAAGTACTGTTCTCCAAACAACAGCAATTTGAAGAGACACATGCTTGTTCATAGTAAGGAACGGCCACACATCTGCAACATTTGTG GAAAAGTAGAGCTCATGCTAAAAGAATTCCATAAAGATATCATGAATTATTGTTCAATGTGCTATTATTCTACCCCTTATAAAGGAAATTTAGAGAAGCATATGCTAGTTCATAGCAGGGAGCGACCTCATTTTTGCTCCACTTGCAACAAAAGCTTCACACAAAAAGAACATTTAAAGACTCATTTGATGATTCATACTGGAGAACGGCCTCACTGTTGTCAATTTTGTGGGAAGAAATTCATTCAGAAAGTTGCATTAAGGAAACACTATTTAACTCATatgaaataa